A window of the Streptomyces sp. NBC_00454 genome harbors these coding sequences:
- a CDS encoding chitinase C-terminal domain-containing protein → MLSPTRTRAMLLTSGAAIAGLLVAGLSAGVSHAADNESCRPDGLYKTPGVDVPYCSVYDTEGREKMGADHQRRVIGYFTGWRTGKDGTPAYLPNNIPWSKVTHLNYAFAHVDGNNKISVGADNANNSATGMTWPGVAGAEMDPALPYKGNFNLLNKFKKQNPNVKTLISVGGWAETGGYFGDDGNRVASGGFYSMATNADGSVNQAGIDTFADSSVEFIRKYGFNGVDIDYEYPTTMKDAGNPLDWQLSNARRAGLVKGYAALMKSLREKLDRAGASDGKHYLLSVAAPSSGYLLRGMETFQMQKYLDYVNVMSYDLHGAWNEYVGPNASLFDDGKDGELAAAGVYSTSQYGGIGYLNTDWAYHYFRGSMPAGRINMGLPYYTRGFKNVQGGTDGLWGKAPATNCPAGAGLTKCGDGAVGIDNLWHDLDSNGVEAPAGSNPMWHAKNLEKGVVGDYVTKYGFPADTKLTGTYVRKYDSNLVAPWLWNDQKKVFLSTEDEQSVNAKADWVVNKGIGGTMVWELAGDYSYNAAKGQYEMGDTLTTAMYDKFKSAAPYGAKRATITMPTEAIKVDTDFGAFPLGDSNYPISPKLTITNNTTATLPGGTEFQFDYSSSAPSNAKDQSGWNTTIIRSDHTGSNVGGLKGDYNRVSLKLPAWQTLAPGASVQLDFVYYLPTSTPSNWTVTFGGKTYGIAGDLARGTTVVEPGGSTTPPTTTPPTTTPPTTTPPTTTPPTTTPPTTTPPTGGTCANPAYVAGNVYTGGTLVSHKGHNWKAQWWTQNEEPGTTGDWGVWKDQGAC, encoded by the coding sequence ATGCTGTCCCCCACACGGACGAGAGCCATGCTCCTGACGTCCGGCGCCGCAATCGCCGGACTGCTGGTCGCGGGCCTCTCGGCGGGCGTCTCGCACGCCGCCGACAACGAGTCCTGTCGCCCCGACGGTCTGTACAAGACCCCGGGCGTCGACGTCCCGTACTGCTCGGTCTACGACACCGAGGGCCGCGAGAAGATGGGCGCCGACCACCAGCGCCGCGTCATCGGTTACTTCACCGGCTGGCGCACGGGCAAGGACGGCACCCCCGCCTACCTGCCCAACAACATCCCGTGGTCCAAGGTCACCCACCTGAACTACGCCTTCGCCCACGTCGACGGCAACAACAAGATCTCGGTCGGCGCGGACAACGCGAACAACTCCGCCACCGGCATGACCTGGCCGGGCGTAGCAGGCGCCGAGATGGACCCCGCCCTCCCCTACAAGGGCAATTTCAACCTGCTCAACAAATTCAAGAAGCAGAACCCCAACGTCAAGACCCTGATCTCGGTCGGCGGCTGGGCCGAGACCGGCGGCTACTTCGGCGACGACGGCAACCGCGTCGCCTCCGGCGGCTTCTACTCGATGGCCACCAACGCCGACGGCTCGGTCAACCAGGCCGGCATCGACACCTTCGCGGACTCCTCCGTCGAGTTCATCCGCAAGTACGGGTTCAACGGCGTCGACATCGACTACGAGTACCCGACCACCATGAAGGACGCGGGCAACCCGCTGGACTGGCAGCTGTCCAACGCGCGGCGCGCCGGTCTGGTCAAGGGCTACGCGGCCCTCATGAAGTCGCTGCGCGAGAAGCTCGACCGCGCGGGCGCCTCCGACGGCAAGCACTACCTGCTCTCGGTCGCCGCCCCCTCCTCCGGCTACCTGCTGCGGGGCATGGAGACGTTCCAGATGCAGAAGTACCTGGACTACGTCAACGTCATGTCCTACGACCTGCACGGCGCCTGGAACGAGTACGTCGGTCCGAACGCCTCGCTCTTCGACGACGGCAAGGACGGCGAACTCGCCGCGGCCGGCGTCTACTCCACCTCCCAGTACGGCGGCATCGGCTACCTGAACACGGACTGGGCCTACCACTACTTCCGCGGCTCCATGCCGGCCGGCCGCATCAACATGGGCCTGCCGTACTACACCCGCGGCTTCAAGAACGTGCAGGGCGGCACGGACGGCCTGTGGGGCAAGGCCCCGGCCACCAACTGCCCGGCGGGCGCCGGTCTGACCAAGTGCGGCGACGGCGCGGTCGGCATCGACAACCTGTGGCACGACCTCGACAGCAACGGCGTCGAGGCCCCGGCCGGGTCCAACCCGATGTGGCACGCGAAGAACCTGGAGAAGGGGGTCGTCGGTGACTACGTCACCAAGTACGGCTTCCCGGCCGACACCAAGCTGACCGGCACCTACGTCCGCAAGTACGACTCCAACCTCGTGGCTCCGTGGCTGTGGAACGACCAGAAGAAGGTCTTCCTCTCCACCGAGGACGAGCAGTCCGTCAACGCCAAGGCCGACTGGGTGGTCAACAAGGGCATCGGCGGCACGATGGTCTGGGAGCTCGCCGGCGACTACTCGTACAACGCGGCCAAGGGCCAGTACGAGATGGGCGACACCCTGACGACGGCGATGTACGACAAGTTCAAGTCGGCCGCCCCCTACGGAGCCAAGCGCGCCACCATCACCATGCCGACCGAGGCGATCAAGGTCGACACCGACTTCGGCGCCTTCCCGCTCGGCGACTCGAACTACCCGATCAGCCCGAAGCTGACGATCACCAACAACACCACGGCGACCCTGCCGGGCGGTACGGAGTTCCAGTTCGACTACTCCTCCTCCGCGCCGAGCAACGCCAAGGACCAGTCCGGCTGGAACACCACGATCATCCGCAGCGACCACACGGGCTCCAACGTGGGCGGCCTGAAGGGCGACTACAACCGGGTCTCCCTGAAGCTCCCGGCCTGGCAGACGCTGGCCCCCGGCGCCTCGGTCCAGCTGGACTTCGTCTACTACCTGCCGACCTCGACCCCGTCCAACTGGACGGTGACCTTCGGCGGCAAGACGTACGGCATCGCCGGCGACCTGGCCCGCGGTACGACGGTGGTGGAGCCGGGCGGTTCCACGACCCCGCCCACGACCACCCCGCCGACCACGACCCCGCCGACCACCACTCCCCCGACCACCACTCCTCCCACGACCACTCCGCCGACCACGACTCCTCCGACGGGCGGCACCTGCGCCAACCCGGCCTACGTCGCGGGCAACGTGTACACGGGCGGGACGCTCGTCTCCCACAAGGGCCACAACTGGAAGGCCCAGTGGTGGACGCAGAACGAAGAGCCCGGCACCACCGGTGACTGGGGCGTCTGGAAGGACCAGGGCGCCTGCTGA
- the ribD gene encoding bifunctional diaminohydroxyphosphoribosylaminopyrimidine deaminase/5-amino-6-(5-phosphoribosylamino)uracil reductase RibD — translation MARAIELAARGTGSTSPNPVVGCVITDASGTVVGEGWHERAGGPHAEVHALRAAGSAARGGTAYVTLEPCNHTGRTGPCAQALIEAGIARVLYAVPDPNPQASGGADTLRAAGITARAGLLRAEAEEGNAPWLTSVRLGRPYILWKYAATLDGRVAAADGTSRWISCPESRADVHRLRAEADAVVVGSGTLRADDPHLAVRGPDGVTPGGQPLRVVLDTHATIRPTARVLDDAAPTLVVVAENLEDRATRHLAGVELARLPYDKYGISVDALLGELHRRGVRSVLLEGGPTLAGAFVAAGVVDKVVGYLAPVLLGAGPNALADAGIGTLTEALRLRITETVRIGTDIRVTAVPMVQSVPTVLTSHTALKEH, via the coding sequence ATGGCCCGGGCCATCGAGCTCGCCGCCCGCGGAACCGGCTCCACCAGCCCCAACCCGGTCGTCGGGTGCGTGATCACCGACGCCTCCGGCACGGTCGTGGGCGAAGGCTGGCACGAGCGGGCCGGCGGCCCGCACGCCGAGGTCCACGCCCTGCGCGCCGCAGGCTCCGCCGCCCGCGGCGGCACCGCCTACGTCACCCTCGAACCCTGCAACCACACCGGCCGTACGGGGCCCTGCGCGCAGGCGCTCATCGAGGCCGGGATCGCCCGCGTCCTCTACGCCGTCCCCGACCCGAACCCGCAGGCCAGCGGCGGCGCCGACACCCTGCGCGCCGCCGGGATCACCGCCCGTGCCGGGCTGCTGCGCGCGGAGGCCGAGGAGGGCAACGCCCCCTGGCTGACCTCCGTACGGCTCGGGCGCCCGTACATCCTGTGGAAGTACGCCGCCACCCTCGACGGCCGCGTCGCGGCCGCCGACGGCACCAGCCGCTGGATCAGCTGCCCCGAATCCCGCGCCGACGTCCACCGGCTGCGCGCCGAGGCCGACGCCGTGGTCGTCGGCTCCGGCACGCTGCGCGCCGACGACCCGCACCTCGCGGTGCGCGGACCCGACGGCGTCACCCCCGGCGGCCAGCCGCTGCGGGTGGTCCTCGACACCCACGCCACCATCCGGCCCACCGCCCGGGTGCTGGACGACGCCGCCCCGACCCTGGTGGTTGTAGCCGAGAACCTTGAAGACAGAGCCACCCGCCACCTGGCCGGAGTCGAGCTCGCCCGGCTCCCGTACGACAAGTACGGGATCTCCGTGGACGCCCTGCTCGGCGAACTCCACCGGCGCGGGGTCCGCTCCGTACTCCTCGAAGGCGGCCCGACCCTGGCCGGCGCCTTCGTCGCCGCGGGCGTGGTCGACAAGGTCGTCGGCTACCTCGCCCCCGTTCTCCTCGGCGCGGGCCCGAACGCCCTCGCCGACGCCGGCATCGGCACCCTCACCGAAGCGCTCCGGCTCCGGATCACCGAGACCGTCCGCATCGGCACGGACAT
- a CDS encoding MFS transporter, protein MTGETDLSPARLRHARFAIAAVFCAHGAVTGSFATRIPWIQDHAQLSAGTLGMALAFPALGAALTMPLAGRINHRLGARTALRVLLGLWTLSLILPSLAPNLVTLCFALFVYGATAGMSDVAMNALGVETENRLGRSIMSSLHGMWSVGALIGSAAGTVAAHTGTDARLHHLIAALALTAAGLVAVRGVLDLRTDADGEAPPHFALPPKSALFIGAIGFCAVFAEGASMDWSAVYLRDVLHTDAGLAAASTTAFALTMALARLVGDKVVDRFGAVRTVRAGGALATAGGLLVVTVHHPAAALAGFGLIGLGIAVVVPLAFAAAARSGPAPAQAIAGVATITYTSGLIAPSAIGAVADATSLVVSFGLVTLLAFALILGATVLRRRPVAAGASAANRDEPAAIRP, encoded by the coding sequence ATGACCGGGGAAACCGACCTCAGCCCGGCGCGACTGCGCCATGCCCGCTTCGCCATCGCCGCCGTCTTCTGCGCCCACGGCGCGGTCACCGGCTCCTTCGCCACCCGCATCCCCTGGATCCAGGACCACGCGCAGCTCAGCGCGGGCACCCTGGGCATGGCCCTCGCCTTCCCCGCCCTCGGCGCCGCGCTGACGATGCCGCTGGCCGGGCGGATCAACCACCGGCTCGGCGCCCGCACCGCCCTGCGGGTGCTGCTGGGCTTGTGGACGCTCTCACTCATCCTCCCGAGCCTCGCCCCGAACCTGGTGACGCTCTGCTTCGCGCTCTTCGTCTACGGGGCCACCGCCGGCATGTCCGACGTCGCGATGAACGCGCTCGGCGTGGAGACGGAGAACCGGCTGGGGCGCTCGATCATGTCCTCGCTGCACGGCATGTGGAGCGTGGGCGCCCTGATCGGCTCGGCCGCCGGTACCGTCGCCGCGCACACCGGCACCGACGCCCGCCTCCACCACCTGATCGCCGCGCTCGCCCTGACGGCGGCCGGGCTGGTCGCCGTACGGGGCGTGCTGGACCTGCGCACCGACGCCGACGGCGAGGCTCCGCCGCACTTCGCACTACCTCCCAAGTCCGCACTGTTCATCGGGGCGATCGGCTTCTGCGCGGTCTTCGCGGAGGGCGCGAGCATGGACTGGTCCGCGGTCTACCTGCGGGACGTGCTGCACACGGACGCCGGCCTCGCCGCCGCCTCCACTACGGCCTTCGCGCTCACCATGGCGCTCGCCCGGCTCGTCGGGGACAAGGTCGTCGACCGGTTCGGGGCCGTACGGACGGTCCGCGCGGGCGGGGCGCTGGCCACCGCGGGCGGGCTCCTCGTCGTCACGGTCCACCACCCGGCCGCGGCCCTGGCGGGCTTCGGGCTGATCGGGCTCGGCATCGCGGTGGTGGTCCCGCTGGCCTTCGCGGCGGCCGCCCGCAGCGGTCCGGCCCCGGCGCAGGCCATCGCGGGCGTCGCGACGATCACGTACACCTCGGGCCTGATCGCCCCGTCGGCGATCGGCGCGGTGGCGGACGCGACCTCGCTCGTGGTGTCCTTCGGGCTGGTCACCCTGCTGGCGTTCGCGCTGATCCTGGGGGCGACCGTGCTGCGCCGGCGCCCGGTGGCGGCGGGCGCCTCCGCCGCGAACCGGGACGAACCTGCTGCTATCCGGCCGTAA
- a CDS encoding ROK family transcriptional regulator, producing MTPAKVLTAAANAAAPSPASPSTARAINDRLALRLLQDEGALTAPQLKQLTGLSRPSVADLVERLTEAGLIEVVGESGEQRRGPNARLYGIVARRAYLAALDVRVDSATAVVTDLLGSPLAEAALPVDAVEEAVDRLLELAREAGADRLHTVVIGAPGLVSPGSGELGSTIGLPAWHRDLVAALQRRLPATVVVENETNLAALAEQRLGAARDVDSFVLLWLSAGVGAAVVLDGRLRRGASGGAGEIGFLPVPGAKGLPSATDCEGGFHSLAGRGAVAALAAEHGFAGTAEEAVAGGAGPAFLDALAERLALGAAAVAAILDPGCVVLGGELGRAGGVELASRVASRLAVLSPVPMEVRASALGDPAVLQGARLAAREAAQATLFGA from the coding sequence GTGACTCCTGCCAAGGTCCTGACAGCCGCCGCCAACGCCGCCGCTCCGTCCCCCGCCTCCCCGAGCACGGCGCGGGCCATCAACGACCGGCTGGCCCTGCGGTTGCTCCAGGACGAGGGCGCGCTGACGGCCCCGCAGCTCAAGCAGCTGACCGGCCTGTCCCGCCCCTCCGTCGCGGACCTGGTGGAACGCCTCACCGAGGCCGGACTCATCGAGGTGGTCGGCGAATCGGGCGAGCAGCGGCGCGGACCCAACGCCCGGCTCTACGGGATCGTCGCGCGGCGGGCCTACCTCGCCGCGCTGGACGTACGCGTGGACAGCGCGACCGCGGTCGTCACCGACCTGCTCGGATCCCCGCTGGCCGAGGCGGCGCTGCCCGTCGACGCGGTGGAGGAGGCCGTCGACCGCCTGCTGGAGCTGGCCCGGGAGGCGGGCGCGGACCGGCTCCACACGGTGGTGATCGGCGCCCCGGGCCTGGTGTCGCCGGGCAGCGGAGAACTCGGCAGCACCATCGGACTGCCCGCCTGGCACCGGGACCTGGTGGCGGCCCTGCAGCGGCGGCTGCCGGCGACGGTCGTGGTGGAGAACGAGACCAACCTGGCGGCGCTGGCCGAACAGCGCCTCGGGGCGGCCCGGGACGTGGACTCCTTCGTCCTGCTCTGGCTCAGCGCGGGGGTGGGAGCGGCGGTGGTCCTCGACGGCCGGCTGCGCCGCGGAGCCTCCGGCGGGGCGGGCGAGATCGGCTTCCTCCCGGTGCCGGGAGCCAAGGGACTGCCCTCGGCCACCGACTGCGAGGGCGGGTTCCACTCGCTGGCCGGGCGCGGGGCGGTGGCCGCGCTCGCGGCGGAGCACGGCTTCGCCGGGACCGCCGAGGAGGCGGTCGCGGGCGGCGCCGGCCCCGCCTTCCTGGACGCGCTGGCGGAGCGGCTCGCGCTCGGGGCGGCGGCGGTCGCGGCGATCCTGGACCCCGGCTGCGTGGTGCTCGGCGGGGAGCTCGGGCGCGCCGGTGGTGTGGAGCTGGCCTCCCGGGTCGCCTCCCGGCTCGCGGTGCTGAGCCCGGTCCCGATGGAGGTCAGGGCGAGCGCCCTGGGCGATCCCGCGGTGCTCCAGGGTGCCAGGCTGGCCGCCCGCGAGGCCGCGCAGGCGACGCTGTTCGGGGCCTGA
- the sigJ gene encoding RNA polymerase sigma factor SigJ encodes MIAHVTASVADFEQHRPRMFAIAYRMLGSASEAEDTVQDAYLRWNSALDREPPEPIEHPGAWLAKVVTRLCLNHLTSARARREEYVGPWLPEPVLTGEGALGPMESAEQRDSVSMALLLLLEQLTPMERAVYVLREAFAYGHREIAGLLDLSEANCRQLYRRAAGRVSAAKAPERRFQPDPAQWQSLVESFLEAANSGDLARLEGLLAADARFVSDGGGVVSAARRPVVGRDNVARFLLGVLRKYSGELPVSFAEVNGEPTLVVGGVGVLQVEFEDGLVQEARAVMNPAKLEFIERQLSHS; translated from the coding sequence GTGATCGCACATGTCACCGCCTCCGTCGCGGACTTCGAACAGCACCGGCCCCGGATGTTCGCCATCGCCTACCGCATGCTCGGTTCGGCCTCGGAGGCCGAGGACACCGTCCAGGACGCCTACCTGCGCTGGAACTCGGCCCTCGACCGCGAACCCCCCGAACCCATCGAGCACCCCGGGGCCTGGCTCGCCAAGGTCGTCACCCGCCTGTGCCTCAACCACCTCACCTCGGCGCGGGCCCGGCGCGAGGAGTACGTGGGTCCCTGGCTCCCCGAACCGGTCCTCACCGGGGAGGGCGCGCTGGGCCCGATGGAGTCGGCGGAGCAGCGGGACAGCGTGTCCATGGCCCTGCTCCTGCTCCTGGAGCAGCTCACCCCGATGGAACGCGCGGTGTACGTACTGCGCGAGGCCTTCGCGTACGGCCACCGGGAGATCGCCGGGCTCCTCGACCTCAGCGAGGCCAACTGCCGTCAGCTCTACCGGCGGGCCGCGGGACGGGTGAGCGCGGCGAAGGCCCCCGAGCGGCGGTTCCAGCCGGATCCGGCGCAGTGGCAGTCCCTGGTGGAGAGCTTCCTCGAAGCCGCCAACAGCGGGGACCTGGCCCGGCTGGAAGGGCTACTGGCAGCCGACGCGCGGTTCGTGTCCGACGGCGGCGGCGTGGTCAGCGCGGCGCGGCGGCCGGTCGTGGGCCGGGACAACGTGGCGCGCTTCCTGCTGGGCGTGCTGCGCAAGTACTCCGGCGAGCTGCCGGTCTCCTTCGCGGAGGTCAACGGGGAGCCGACGCTGGTCGTCGGCGGGGTCGGGGTCCTCCAGGTGGAGTTCGAGGACGGGCTGGTCCAGGAGGCGCGGGCGGTGATGAACCCGGCGAAGCTGGAATTCATCGAGCGGCAGCTGTCACATTCCTGA
- a CDS encoding SDR family oxidoreductase: MSTILVTGGTGTLGRPVVERLRTAGHEVRVLSRSAPDFPVDLRDGSGLDAAMAGAEVIVHCASSPRGGDDVAAGHLIRAAERAGTVGHLVYISIVGVDEVPLPYYRTKLKVERMLEASGLGLTILRTTQFHDLVAQALAAAARLPVMPLPAGVSGQPIAVEEVADRLAALAAGPPAGRVPDMGGPEVLTFEEAARAYLAATGKRRPLLTVPLAGKAYAGFKRGGHLTPSHAVGRGTFAEFLARL; encoded by the coding sequence ATGAGCACCATCCTCGTCACCGGAGGCACCGGAACCCTGGGCAGGCCGGTCGTGGAACGGCTGCGGACGGCGGGCCACGAGGTCCGCGTCCTGAGCCGGAGCGCTCCGGACTTCCCCGTCGACCTGCGGGACGGCAGCGGTCTCGATGCGGCCATGGCGGGCGCGGAGGTGATCGTGCACTGCGCGAGCAGCCCGCGCGGCGGCGACGACGTGGCGGCCGGGCACCTGATCCGGGCGGCCGAGCGGGCCGGGACGGTCGGGCACCTCGTCTACATCTCGATCGTGGGGGTGGACGAGGTCCCGCTCCCCTACTACCGGACGAAGCTGAAGGTGGAGCGGATGCTGGAGGCGTCGGGGCTGGGCCTGACGATCCTGCGGACGACGCAGTTCCACGACCTGGTGGCCCAGGCGCTGGCCGCGGCGGCGAGGCTGCCGGTGATGCCGCTGCCCGCCGGGGTCAGCGGGCAGCCGATCGCGGTCGAGGAGGTCGCGGACCGGCTGGCCGCGCTGGCCGCGGGGCCGCCGGCCGGGCGGGTCCCGGACATGGGCGGCCCGGAGGTCCTCACCTTCGAGGAGGCGGCCCGCGCCTACCTCGCGGCGACCGGCAAGCGCCGCCCGCTCCTCACCGTCCCCCTGGCGGGGAAGGCCTACGCGGGCTTCAAGCGGGGCGGGCACCTGACTCCGTCGCACGCGGTGGGCCGGGGCACGTTCGCCGAGTTCCTGGCCCGCCTTTGA
- a CDS encoding uracil-xanthine permease family protein, with translation MGLGVRWTLHGDGRTPAPGAVVRPDERLTWPRTAGLGAQHVVAMFGASFVAPVLMGLDPNLAIMMSGVATVIFLLATRGRIPSYLGCSLSFVGVAAAIRASGGDSAVVTGAVFVVGAALFLSGLAVQRFGARIIHAAMPPVVTGAVVMLIGFNLAPVTASTYWPQDQWTALLTMAFTGLAVVCLRGFWSRIAIFLGLVFGYGISWIFDLVFGKIYSTMGGPEAVHHWRLDLSGVGKADWIGLPSFHAPAFEWSAILIALPVVIALIAENAGHIKAVGEMTGDPLDDKLGTAIAADGAASMLSTALGGPPNTTYSENIGVMAATRVYSTAAYWAAAGFALLFGLCPKFGAVVAAIPGGVLGGITVILYGMIGLLGAQIWINGRVDLRNPLNLVPAAAGIIIGVGGVKLHISDSFELGGIALGTIVVITGYHALRYFAPAHMKQQEPLLDAGTSAYDGTDGNPAGEPGDKRG, from the coding sequence ATGGGCCTCGGCGTGCGCTGGACCCTGCACGGAGACGGGCGGACCCCCGCCCCCGGCGCGGTGGTGCGGCCGGACGAGCGGCTGACCTGGCCGCGGACCGCCGGGCTGGGCGCCCAGCACGTCGTGGCGATGTTCGGAGCGAGTTTCGTCGCGCCGGTCCTGATGGGGCTGGACCCGAACCTCGCGATCATGATGTCCGGTGTCGCCACCGTCATCTTCCTGCTCGCGACCCGCGGCCGGATCCCCTCCTACCTGGGCTGCTCGCTCTCGTTCGTGGGCGTGGCCGCGGCGATCCGGGCGAGCGGCGGGGACAGCGCGGTCGTCACGGGCGCGGTCTTCGTGGTCGGCGCGGCGCTCTTCCTGTCCGGTCTGGCCGTCCAGCGGTTCGGGGCGCGGATCATCCACGCGGCGATGCCGCCGGTGGTGACCGGCGCGGTCGTGATGCTGATCGGCTTCAACCTGGCGCCGGTGACGGCCTCCACGTACTGGCCCCAGGACCAGTGGACGGCCCTGCTGACCATGGCGTTCACCGGGCTCGCCGTGGTGTGCCTGCGGGGCTTCTGGTCGCGGATCGCGATCTTCCTCGGCCTGGTCTTCGGCTACGGCATCTCCTGGATCTTCGACCTGGTCTTCGGCAAGATCTACTCCACGATGGGCGGCCCGGAGGCCGTGCACCACTGGCGGCTCGACCTGTCCGGGGTCGGCAAGGCCGACTGGATCGGCCTGCCGAGCTTCCACGCGCCGGCCTTCGAATGGTCGGCGATCCTGATCGCCCTGCCAGTGGTCATCGCCCTGATCGCGGAGAACGCCGGGCACATCAAGGCCGTCGGCGAGATGACCGGCGACCCGCTCGACGACAAGCTGGGCACGGCCATCGCGGCCGACGGCGCCGCCTCGATGCTCTCCACCGCACTCGGCGGCCCGCCGAACACCACCTACTCCGAGAACATCGGCGTCATGGCCGCCACCCGGGTGTACTCGACGGCGGCCTACTGGGCGGCCGCCGGATTCGCCCTCCTCTTCGGCCTGTGCCCGAAGTTCGGCGCGGTCGTCGCCGCGATCCCCGGCGGGGTGCTGGGCGGGATCACCGTGATCCTGTACGGCATGATCGGCCTGCTCGGCGCGCAGATCTGGATCAACGGCCGGGTGGACCTGCGCAATCCGCTGAACCTGGTGCCCGCCGCGGCCGGCATCATCATCGGCGTCGGCGGCGTCAAACTGCACATCAGCGACAGCTTCGAACTGGGCGGGATCGCGCTCGGCACGATCGTCGTCATCACCGGCTACCACGCGCTGCGGTACTTCGCTCCGGCCCACATGAAGCAGCAGGAACCCCTGCTGGACGCGGGCACCTCGGCGTACGACGGGACGGACGGGAACCCTGCCGGGGAGCCCGGCGACAAGCGGGGTTGA
- a CDS encoding DUF5995 family protein: MEAVLARMRALDERLPERDGVAVFNRVYLTVTQTLHERIAHGAFPAPRRAETLSVRFAERYLTAVEADRAPACWRPLLQYRRHPGIRPLQHALAGINAHIGHDLALAVVSTCHVLDCDPAALEADFDRVGDHLVSLEEHIREELMPGPDLLEIADPLTHLLGAWSLERARAGAWASARLLWSLRRSPDLAEEFTESLDAGVGLVGRCLLTPTG; encoded by the coding sequence ATGGAAGCGGTGCTGGCGCGGATGCGCGCCCTGGACGAGCGGCTCCCCGAGCGGGACGGCGTCGCCGTCTTCAACCGGGTGTACCTCACGGTGACGCAGACGCTCCACGAGCGGATCGCGCACGGTGCGTTCCCCGCGCCGCGACGGGCGGAGACCCTCAGCGTCCGCTTCGCCGAGCGCTACCTGACGGCGGTGGAGGCGGACCGGGCCCCGGCGTGCTGGCGGCCGCTCCTGCAGTACCGCCGCCACCCCGGGATCCGGCCGCTCCAGCACGCGCTGGCCGGGATCAACGCGCACATCGGCCACGACCTGGCGCTGGCGGTGGTCTCCACCTGCCACGTCCTGGACTGCGATCCGGCGGCGCTCGAAGCGGACTTCGACCGGGTCGGGGACCATCTGGTCTCCCTGGAGGAACACATCCGCGAAGAGCTGATGCCGGGCCCGGACCTCCTGGAGATCGCGGACCCCCTGACCCACCTCCTCGGCGCATGGAGCCTGGAACGGGCCCGCGCGGGAGCCTGGGCCTCGGCCCGCCTGCTGTGGTCACTGCGCCGCTCCCCCGACCTGGCGGAGGAATTCACCGAGTCCCTCGACGCGGGCGTAGGCCTGGTCGGCCGCTGCCTGCTGACTCCGACGGGCTGA